From the Anguilla anguilla isolate fAngAng1 chromosome 8, fAngAng1.pri, whole genome shotgun sequence genome, one window contains:
- the LOC118234448 gene encoding lactose-binding lectin l-2-like — MASFTLSTFLGVAVLSSMALVSHGAGTQLLQGPCPDGWIHYNFRCFRHVNNKKNWIDAELNCLNLGANLASVHSEDEHQFLQQLHFGYDRVENGPYWIGMSDLYKKQAWIWTDGTNPSDFSRWVPGEPNNGWNIEHCVHSNYGDLKGWNDVACTAMFQFICAKRLSDKPGL; from the exons ATGGCTTCCTTCACATTGTCAACATTCCTTGGTGTTGCTGTTCTCTCAAGCATGGCTTTGG TATCTCACGGCGCTGGGACACAATTGCTTCAGGGTCCCTGCCCTGATGGTTGGATTCACTACAATTTCCGCTGCTTCCGGCACgtaaataataagaagaattGGATTGATGCTGAG ctaaactgtttgaatcTTGGGGCAAACCTGGCTTCAGTGCACAGTGAAGATGAGCATCAGTTTCTTCAACAGCTCCATTTCGGTTATGACCGTGTTGAAAACGGCCCATACTGGATCGGAATGTCAGACCTGTACAAG AAACAAGCATGGATTTGGACCGATGGTACAAATCCAAGTGACTTTTCAAGGTGGGTTCCTGGAGAGCCCAACAACGGATGGAATATAGAGCACTGTGTGCACTCAAACTATGGAG ACCTGAAAGGCTGGAATGACGTTGCATGTACCGCAATGTTTCAGTTCATCTGTGCCAAGCGATTGAGTGACAAACCTGGCCTCTAA
- the LOC118234449 gene encoding lactose-binding lectin l-2-like: MASFTLSTFLGVAVLSSMALASHGAGIELFQGSCPDGWFSHNCRCFRHVSDKKFWIDAELNCVDLGGHLASVHSEDEHQFLQQLHTSSVHSEDDPYWIGLSDLYKKYSWLWTDGSIRSDFSRWNPGEPNDLGNAERCVESNHGGPKGWVDNSCTRTYAFICAKRLND, encoded by the exons ATGGCTTCCTTCACATTGTCAACATTCCTCGGTGTTGCTGTTCTCTCTAGCATGGCTTTGG CATCTCACGGAGCTGGGATAGAATTGTTTCAGGGTTCCTGCCCCGATGGTTGGTTTTCCCACAATTGCCGCTGCTTCCGGCACGTTTCTGATAAGAAGTTTTGGATCGATGCAGAG ctaaACTGTGTGGATCTTGGGGGACACCTGGCCTCAGTGCACAGTGAAGATGAGCATCAGTTTCTTCAACAGCTCCATACGAGTTCTGTCCATTCTGAAGACGACCCATACTGGATCGGACTGTCAGACCTGTACAAG AAATATTCATGGCTTTGGACCGATGGTTCAATTCGAAGTGACTTTTCAAGGTGGAATCCCGGAGAGCCCAACGACTTAGGGAATGCAGAGCGCTGTGTGGAGTCAAACCATGGAG GCCCGAAAGGCTGGGTTGACAACTCATGTACCAGAACTTATGCATTCATCTGTGCCAAGCGGCTGAATGACTAA